The genomic segment TCACCTATATCGGTGGTTTGGCCGGTGGGTTCTTTGTTGCCTTTTCCGCCACTAACTGGGCCAACTCGGTGGAAGCTGAAGTCTATGGTCTGGCTTTGTGGCTGTCGGTAACAATTGTCTGGCTGACCCTGCGCTATTACGAGCAGCGCGGAACCTCCACCGGGCAGATAACGCTTATGCTGGTCTCTTACCTGGCGATGGTCGGTATTGGAATCCACATGACCGTTTTCCTTGTGGTACCGATCTGCGCGTTGTTTTTCATACTTCACCGGGGGGCGACGATTCGAGACTGGAGTATCCTTTGTGGATTTGTCCTTTTCGAACTGATGCTGATAATCACGTTCTCCAATACAATAGCCGATCCAGCACAGGGCAGTAAAATGTTCTACCTGTTCAGTGCGGTGGGGGCGATAGTCTTGTTTGTTCTACTGTACCGCAAAATCAACTGGGCAGTATTGGTGGCGCTCGGGTCTCTCTTCACCATCATGATGAGCTTTTCGTTGTATATCAAGGTGCTGCCGATTGCTACGGTGTTGATTGTAGTGCTGGCCTTTGTCTCGAAGAAATACAACCTTGGCTTGCAGTGGAAAGCAGCCCTGATGGTGCTATTTGTCGGCTTAATGGGCATGTCGGTACATGCGTTCATACCTATCCGCTCCGCTCAGAGCCCGCGCATTGATGAGAACAATCCTTCACGTGACTACCGTACTTTTGTCAACTACCTGGATCGCAAGCAATATGGCCAGACTTCTATGGTCGATCGTATGTTTAAAAGGCGCGGCGAATTCAGCAACCAATTTGGCCGCCATCCACATATGGGTTTCTGGTCCTATTTTGAGGAACAGTATTCAACCGGCCGATGGGGTTTCGCACCGTTTTTCATCCTCGGAATGATCGGCGTTCTGGTGGCAATTCGAAAACGTCTGGAGATCGGTCTGCCGTTCTTCGTGCTGTTGATAGTTTGTTCGGCGGGGCTGATATTGTATATGAATTTCGCCGATGGTGTACGTTATGACGTACGCACCGGCGACGCCTACCTCGAAGTACGAAACCGTGATTATTTCTTCACGCCGGCTTTTGTGTTCTTTGGCATTGCGATGGGGCTTGGGATAGTTGCGGTATCTCAGTTCCTGCGTGACAAGCTCGGAGCTGGGAATCCGGGTATGAAAAAGACAATCGCTTACGCCAGTTCGATACTGTTGCTACTACCGATTGTTGGTTTAACCAAGAATTTCCATCCCAATGATCGTTCCAAAGATACTATCCCGTACAACTATGCGGCCAACCTTCTTGACAGTTGCGAACCAAACGCCATTCTGTTCACCTCCGGCGACAATGACACATTCCCGCTTTGGTGTATCCAGGAGGTCTATAAATACCGTCTGGATGTACGGGTCGTCAACCTGTCGCTATTGAATACGGATTGGTATGTCGAGCAAATGAAAAACCGCTTCAATGTCCCGATTTCACTTTCCGACTCACAGATTGTCTGGCATCCGTTCGAGGTCAGACCGGGACTTTGGGCCGGACGTCCACTCAAGCCGTTCTATGATCGACCCCGGCAACGTGCCACTTACCTTCAGGGGGGACCCTTCGAGGGCCGGATTTGCAAAGTTCAAGACATGATGGTGGACGAAATCGTTCTCACAAACAAATGGGAGAATCCAATCTATTTCAGTTCTCCTCCGTATGCTGAATCGCCATTGAAACTCAGGGAGCGCGCTACCTCGGTCGGGTTGCTGTATCGGCTGGATCGGGAACCTGGCGAACGATTGATTGATCCTGATCGTGGCTACGATCTAATGATGAATACGTACCGCTACGATGGTTATGCCAATTCGGATGTCTATCGCAATGAGAATTCCACCGGCGTATTTCTGAGCTACGGCGTGAACGCAGTCCGGCTCTATGACGAACTCAACCGCCGAGGAGAAAAGGACAAAGCCGAGCAAACCCTGCGGAAAATTATCGATGTCTACCCCGAATACTGGCAGTCCTATCTGCTGCTCGGAGATATGTTGGCAGCTAATGGTGATCATGCGGCCCCGGAATCTCTGCTGGTACAGCTGCAAGATACACTGACCTCATTCCTGGCTTCAAATGAAGAAAACTTCTTCTATCGCCAGGACCTGGGTATTACTAAGGTGGAACTTGGACGCTTACGAAAGAACCAGGCGCTGATTGATGAAGGAATTGACATGATGTGGGTGGCTTTTAGAGCCAACATGAACAATAGTTACAGTTTCCGAAAACTCATCAGTGTTCTGGGTAGTGAAAATCGTTATTCTGACATTCAACGAGCGGCCGCCATGTTTGCCAATTACAAAGTCAATCGCAATGATCCCGGGGTTCAGCAATTATTAGGATTGGGGACTCCCTCCGGGATGCCCATGCCGCGTCAAGGCCAATGAGAAACGATACGAAATGACCTTTAGCGCTCCCGTCACCGACGGGGGCGCTTTTTATTACACGTTATCTTCGGGTTGGAATCGTTGTCCCTGACAGGCTGTAACCATGACGCCGGCGATATTGGCCATCAATGCACTCCAGCATCTTCTCGGAAACAAATTCCTGCAGGATGGAATCATGGTCATCATGATATCTGGCTATCGTTCGCGTCACTTCCGTAGCGCTGTAAGATAGGCCTGGTTCGAACTGAGCAAGAATATATTCGAGCACATGATGCCGGGTTGTTCTTCTGGGAGACTCCGGATGGGCGGGTTTCCTGATTTTGGTTTTCCGGGGTTCGGTCCGTCTATTGCCGTTGGAGTTCTGTTCCAGCCAATCGAAAACAGACTGCTCTGGGATCCGCCAGTCTTTCCCGATCTTGTAGGCAGCGATCTCACCCGATTGTATTTTGCGCGTGATTACCTGCACATTCATCTTGAGTTTCTTGGCCAATTCGGCAGTTGTGAAGAATTCCGTATCCCTTATAAGACCTTCGTAGTATTCCACAGATGTACTCCTTGGTGCATAGTATATTCGTGATAACCAAACGGATAATAACCTCTCTTGTGACCGGGTCAAGCATTTAACAGTACTATGTTGTACGCTCCATACCACTGTTATGGTACTTGTCTGGTATTGTGGTTCTAACTGACCTCAAAGTGCCGGGGTTCGGCGCGATAGGGTATTTTTTTCGGCACAGTTCTGGACATCAGCGGTACAATCGGTATATTGTGTCCTAATCGCTGAATCATCTCTTATGGAGACATGACATGTTTCGATATTTTTCCGTTTCTCGATTTTTGGTCGTAGTCCTCGTGATGTTGGTACTTTACCCGGCTTCAATACATGCTGGCCAGGTGAGTACCCGGGAGGCTGTGGAAAACATCTACTACTACTTCGATCTTTTGGTATCTGACAACCTTGAATCAGCTCGAAATCTCTGGACCGAGTCAGTAATCGAACGCTCGGAACGATTCGGGATTGAATACGATGACATTCCCATCAAGCTCGACTGTTCTTCGCCGGTAATGCAAGATCTTCCAACTCTGCGCGATCAGCTTTACCGATCCATTCGAAAGATGAGCGGACTGGATGGAAGCACCGAGTATTTCACAGGTGAATACTCGGCCACACTCAACAACCAGAAAGTAACCCACTTGTATTACACATACTATGATGGTGACTATTTCTGGCTTACCCATGCGCAGGATTATTATGGTCGTGACTGGACCGTTATTGAGAGCAAGTATTTCCGGATTCGCTGCCACCCCGACCGTATCGCCTATCTCAATCCTACCACATTGGCCGAGGCGGATCATTTTGTCAGTGACATGGCGGAATCGCTGGGAATGTTGCGAGCTGATCTTAAGACATTCCAGGAGAAGAAAATAGAGTACTATTACTGCCCATCTGACAGTGTGGTCAAACTGATTACCGGCTTTCGTACCAGAGGAATGCTGGACTTGCCCACCAATGATGTCATCAGTGCCTATTTCCCGCATTTTCATGAAGTTGCACACCTGCTGATCAATGTCCGTTTGAAGCAGCTACCACTCTACACTTTGCCGCTGTTACAAGAAGGTTTGGCAGTGTATCTGGGCGGTCGGTGGGGAAAATCGACTGAAACGCTGAATTACCTGGCCGGGTTTCTTCAGGATCATGGTCTAGTTGAAATTGACTCCATTATCACCATGGAGCTCTTCAAGCAAATGGCCACTGCGGACATGTCCTATCCTGTGGCTGGTTTGTTCACGGCCTACGTTGTCGATGCCATAGGGATGGACAAGTATCTGGAACTATACCGGTCACTATCTGGCACCAACAGCACTCTTTCTAAAATGGACGTCGAGGCCGTGCACAAGATCTTCTGCGAAACACTGGAGGAGCCGGATTGGCTGAGCGTAATGCAGAGTTATGGTACTTATGCAGAACGTCAATTGGGAAAAGAGAGCGCTTTTGCTCCCGGCGGAACCGTACAGGGCAGAAAACTCCTCGAAACCGACGACCTTGTCGTTACTGAGGACAAGGAATGGGTTTCGATCCTTGTAACCGGAGGTGGACAACAGCCCCCCTCTGGCGATCTGTTTTTCGGACTCAATGAAGAGCTAGTGGGCCAGCATTCTTTGCTTTTCGATGAACAGCACAGCGATTCCAAACCTTTGATCGGCTATCGCTACTGTATCCGTTTTGATGCCAACGAGGCTGGCTTATATGACTTCGCCACCAACCAACTGCTGGGCAAGTTCATCAATGGCCTGACCCCGTCCGATGAGTATTTCTTTGCCGAAGGTAGCGGTATTGCTCTGAAGTTCCGCAAAGAACTCTCAGGTAAGGTCGTTCCTAAGAAGGGTGATTTCGAACTGATTTTGAAGTAGAAGAAGACGATTCCAGCTATGCCGAACATGTCATTTGCTACCCTGTTTATCCTGTCCCTCCTATTGGTGGGGGTGGTCTGGTTGCTGGTGATGTCGCTCCGTCGTCAGTCTCAAGCCTCAATTCCTGGCCGACTTTTCGAAAGCATCGAGAGTCTGAAGGCTGAATTGGTCGCCAAACAGCTGGAAGGTTTGGTTGCCTTGCGGCAGACGCTCGACGAAACCAATCGGACAATCAACGAGCGCCTGGCCCAGGGTAATTCTTCGGTTGATAGACGGTTGGAGATTATCGGAGAGATCGAACACAAACTGGGACAACTTCAGCAACAGACAGAAAATATCGAACAGATCGGCAACAACATCCAATCTCTATCGGACCTTCTCAAGCCACCGAAGATGCGGGGTGTTTTGGGCGAAATGTTGCTGGAAAACCTGCTGGCTTCTATTCTTCCGCAAAAGTTGTTCTCAATGCAGTACAATCTGACCTCAGGTTGCCGGGTGGATGCGGTAGTCCGGCTGGGCAACAAGTTGCTGCCGATTGACTCCAAATTCCCCCTTGAATCATACCAGCGTCTGGTCACAAACCATGAACCAGACATAGCACAGAAACAATTCCGCCAGGCTCTGAAGAAACAGATCGACAGTATTCACGACAAGTATCTGCTGCCCGAACAGGGAACGACCGAGTTTGCCGTCATGTATATTCCCTCCGAGGCAGTGTACTACCAGATGGTTGCTGGAGAAGACCAGGAATTGTTTGATTATGCGCTGAGAGTACGCGTCATCCCCAGTTCACCGGGGCATCTGTACGCATTCCTGGCATCGTTGGCGGCGATGCAGACCGGAACGGAACTGGCTGGAGACACAGCTCGCTTGAGTGCGGCCGTTACCAGCTTGAGTGAATCACTGTCTCGTTTGACGAAGTTGCACGACCGTATAGAAGGATCATCACGCTCTCTGAGCCTGAGCCTGTCGAAGGCGCGCGATGAACTGGGCGATATGACCCATCAACTGGACCGCTTGCAACGCCCGGCAGAGCGAGAAGATGAATCGACGTCAACGGTCGGGACGGAGTAATCCTCTCTACTCCTCTTTCTGCAACTCTTCCAGGAGTCTATCTCGTAAATTGATTATCGCTGGGGTGTCGGTTTCCTCTGGGGCTAGCTCAATGAATTTGTCATAGAGCAATAACGCCTGTCGGGGATGACCCTGCTTTTCGAGGATGAAACCCTTGATCAAATATGGATAAGGCTGTGACGGATCAGCAGTCATCAATTCGTCAGCCATTTCCTCGGCGTCGACCAGCATCCCGGTCCGGAACTTGATAATCATAACATCGGTTCGGATTTCCAGATCCGACGGAAAAAGTGTGGCTGTTTTTTCCGCCTGAACGAGAGCATGGGCGTAGTTTTGCATATCACGGTAGTACCGGTACAGATTCATCTGATGTTCTTTGCCGTACGGCTCAAACAGCAGGGCTGTGTCAATCTGCGGCTTGGCCAGCCGGTACCGTTGCATCTCCATCTGGATCGTGGCATAGAGCGCCCGTGGTTGCATCCAGTACGGATTGCGAGCAATCAGGTTGTTGAGAGAACGGAGAGCGTCGGACGTCTTTCCCCCAACCGTCAGCTCAACCACACCCTGATAATCAAGGTAGTCAGGCGCTTTTACAATGTGCTTCCAATCCCATTCGTTGGCTTTGTCGATATCCTTGCGATAGAAATAAGCATCACGAAAAGCAGGGGTACCTGCAATCCAATACGCATCATGTCGGTCAAGGTAATCCTCAACATACCCCTCGGCCAAACTGATACTGGTGTAAACCGGGACAAAACTCAGCGGTAACATTACTGTTATGGCCACAACTAACGCTGGCAGGATTGATCGTTCAGGAATGGTACCATTACCATTGTCACTCAGTCGATCCCTTAGCATTAGGGCCAGCAGTAGCCCTCCCGGCATCAGGTACGCTGCCAAACGTGGAAGGTCCAGGACTATACTGTTGATCGGATCGGTTACGAAGACGATCGTAAATCCGCCCAGGCAGAGGTACATCATCGCCACCGTCATGGGCTGGGTGTAGATTCGGGTAATAGACCGCATCAATAGGTATTTAAGTAACAGCGTCAGTGGATAAATGAGCAATACGATTTGTACAATGTCCCCCAACCGACGCCAGGAGATCAGTCCATAATCGAACTGGGGCAATTTGCCGGTGAGAAACAGGACGTACCGGGAAAGCTCAAGATTTTGTCCGGCCCAGGAATAGAAACCTACGAACATACCGGCCCACAAAACCAGAGGCAGTAGCAATGTTGCTATGTTATGCCTTCCCCGAGCGGCGGTCAACGAAACATAGATTGCCGCCGGGGCGAGGTAAATTAGCGTCGCATGGAAGAAAAGTCCCACAATGACAACGCCCCACATAGTCATGAATCGCACTGCCGACAAACGTTCGTAGAGGCGTGCAACAGTATAGGTAAACCAGATTGTACATGCCACTACCACCGGCTCGACACCTACAAAGCCAAACTGAACCAGAAACTGTGGTCCAAAGAAAATGACAGCAAAAAGGACAAGGCGTTGCCGGTATTCTGACGTCAAAGCGCCAACCAGTTTGATCGCGCCTACCAGTGAGAGGGCCGTACATGAGAAAGCGAAGCTCTTCCAGGCGACAACGCCAGCCGTGTTGGCATGAATTTCAAACAGACCAACCAGTTGAAAAATCAACCAGACGGTCATCATTGAACCATACTCGTACCAACGAAAGATGACATCAGGAGTCTGAGCAATTTGGGCTACCCGAAGATTGCCGCCGCCATAGAGAAAGGAATCGTACTGGAAGAATAGCAATAGCAAAAACAAGCCCACCGCGCTCGTAATCACACCACGAGTTGAAGTTAGCCACAAGGTCGCTTTGTCGTAGAAACGGATTAGAAACGCGGTCAAGCCACCGAGAACCAGCAGCCAGATAACAATGTAGAGAATGGGGATATGTCGCCAGTGATCGAACGACCAGCCATTGTCAAAGATGCTATGTCCAAATATCTGCGCGACGATAAACAGGATTACCGAACTCAGGAGCACAATAATCAGTGATTTGTCATTAGAAGTTTTTGGCATTCTATTCTATAACTCCTGGCGACCATCCATAGCCCGAGCCAGTGTCACCGAATCAGCATATTCGAGGTCCGATCCAACCGGCAAACCCCGGGCGATGCGGGTCACACTTAGGCCAAGCGGTTTGAGCAACTGAGCCAGGTAGATGGCGGTCGCTTCACCTTCCACGTTCGGATTTGTGGCGATGACAACTTCTTTCAAGTCATCGTTAATACGGGCGAGCAACTCTTTGATTTTTAGATCATCGGGGCCAATGCCGTCCAGTGGCGAAAGTCGGCCACCGAGGACATGAAAACAACCACTGAAGCCCTCGACTTTGTCCATCGCAGCCGCATCGGCTGATTCCTCGACCACGCAAATAATGCTGGTCTGACGCGAGGGATCGCTGCACACGTGGCAGGGATCTGTCTCGGAAATATTACAACAAACAGAGCAAAACCCGACCTTCTCCTTTACCTCACGGATCGTGTTGGCCAGGTCCAGAGCTTCCTCGCGGGGCAACTTGAGGATATGAAAAGCGAGTCTCGTGGCAGTCTTGCGTCCGATACCGGGCAGACTGGCCAGGCGATTGGCGAGACGTTCTAACGATGCGGCCGACTTGAACATCATGATGGCACTAGAAAGGGAGGTTCATTCCCGGGAGATTCAAACCACCCGTTACCGAGGACATCATCTCAGATTGAAGTTCCGCTACTTTCTCAATTCCCTGATTGACAGCGGCGGCGATCAGGTCCTGCAGCATTTCGATGTCTTCAGGATCAACAACTTCCGGATCGATGGTAATAGAGACAACTTCGTTCTTGCCATTAACAATAACTTTGACCATTCCACCGCCGGCACTGCCTTCAACTTCCTTCTCGGCCAGTTCTTCCTGCATTGCTGCCATCTTGGCCTGCATCTGCTGAACTTGCTTCATCATATTTCCGAGTCCACCTTTACCCATGATGTTATCCTTTCGTGAAATCAGCGTCCTTTGTCTACTTGTTTTACACCGATGATCTCGCCATCGACTTTTTCGAGGAGTTTCCGCAGACGCGGTGAGTTCTCCTGAAGACGGGCCAGATCAATCTTCGGTTTGCTATCTGTATCAGCACCTCGCGGCAGATCCTTCTTGTTGGGATCAACTTCGAAAATGAGTCTGACATTAGCCCGATAATAGTCTCCTAAGGTCTGAAGTACCATATTCAGATTATCCGGTTTCTGGATGACCTGGACCGAGGCAGCCATATTGGAACCAAAGACAAGTTTGATCTTGTTGTCAACTACTCCGCCGATCTCGCCCATCCCGAGCTGTGAGGCCAGCATTGCATTATTCTGTTTCAGGGTCGTTATAAAGCTCTCCCACCCGGCCTGAACTTGTGGCAGGTTTAGGGTGCCGGTATAATCAGCAGGCGGCTGTGGGACAGTCTCCGGTTTTTTCACAAACGTTACCGGTTCGCCGACGGGATCACCTTTTTTTTTTGGCGGCACCGCCGCTGAAACGATGTTGGGATTGGCTTTGAGATGGGCCAGGATTTCTTCAAAGCGAACCGTCGATTCCAGCGTAGCCATTCGTACCGCACCGGTTTCAAGCACCAGGCGCTCCTCAAGGCCACTACGAAGATCACGGAGGAGTCCGGCAGCAATGGTCATCAAACGAACGATGTCACCTGTCGAAAAGAAACGGGCCTGTTCGAGATAGACGGTCATCTCATCCACATCCAAATCAAGCTGTTCTTTGACGGACTCATCGGTACTCAGAATCATCAGGATGCGAAAATGGTCAAGCAGTTCGTGGAGAAAATCTTTGGCATCGGTGCCGGACTTATCAATATTGCGCACCAATCCCAGAACAAGCGGGGCATCTCCGGCGGCCACTCCGGCTGTATAATCAAAGAGGGTCTGTCGTTCAACAAGGCCCAGCGCTTCAACAACCTGAGCAGACGAAACAGTATCTCCGGCATAGGCGATAACTTGATCGAGAAGCGAAAGGCAGTCACGCACCGAACCATCAGCCCGGCGAGCCAGCAACACCAGCGAGGCGTTGTCAATCAGCAGTTTCTCTGCTTCGGCTATTTTCCTTAGATGCTTTGCCAGATCAGTTGATGAAACTCTTTTGAAATCAAAACGCTGGGTGCGAGAGAGGATTGTCTCGGGAACTTTCAGAGGCTCGGTTGTGGCGAATACAAATATGACATGATCGGGAGGCTCCTCAAGCGTCTTCAGCAAAGCATCGAAAGCCGCACCTGAGAGACGGTGGACTTCGTCGATAATGAAAATGCGTTTTTTCCCCGATGTAGGCAAATATCGCACGTTCTCACGCAGGGTACGCACATCATCGACCCCCGTGTTTGAGGCGGCATCGATCTCAAGCACATCCAGTGAACTGCCGGCCGTTATTTCGACACAGACCGAACATTCGCCACAAGGAGTTGCCGTAGGGCCTTCGGCGCAGTTGAGGCATTTAGCCAATACTCTGGCGGTAGTCGTTTTTCCGGTCCCGCGAGGGCCACAGAATAGATAGCCCGAACCCACACGGTCGTTCTTGACAGCGTTCTGCAGAGTACGAGTGACATGTTCCTGAGCTACTATGTCCTCGAACGTCTGCGGACGGTATTTACGAGCGAAAATCTGATATGCCATAACGGTCCAATATAGTCAATGCGGTCTCAAGGCCAAATCATATTTTACACGAACAGCCTGTTGGTTATTGAAGATTGACATACGCACGATGAGGATCGTTTATTAGATGAACTGTTTGAAGAGGAAAGCATGATCCCCATATCTATCAGGGAAGCCCTGATTGTTTGCTTTGTTGCCTGTGTCATCGGACCTCTTGCTCTGCCGGACACAGGTGTGGCGGGAACACTGGATGCGCCTAATATCCCCAGCCAGGTCCGGGTGGGAGGGGTCGGGATCAAAGGTGGCATAATCAACATGGGGATTATCAACGTCAACGGATACGAGCATAATCCGGGGCCGTCTGTTACGTTCGGAGTGTTCTTCAACATCCATCTGGTTGGGAAATTCATGGTTTCTCCTACGGTTGACCTGCACAATATCCACATCTATGACACCGACGAATTTCTGGGTGATTTCAGCCTGGGGCTGAAATATATGCACTATATTCCTCGTTCCGGCATCGCCGTTCGTCCCGGAGTGTACTTCGGTCTGGGCCATTTAGGACCGTGGGAGGTGATGACGCAATCGACTAACTACCTGATGATCAAAGCCTCCACAGAGGTTCTGCTGTTTTCGCGAGCACGCTATGCGTGGGTTATTGATGTTGGCTTCACGTATGGGAAGGGTGGCAATAGCGCCTATGATATCTCGATCAATCCATCCCTGACAGTGCGGGTGGGATTCGAGTATTGAGGGCGAATATGGTTCGGGGGCAAACGGAATTCCAGACGCACCCCAAAATTCTCTTGGCAAATCTGCCGATAGACACTATTGTAGGGACCGTCACGGGACGATTACTTGACTTGTGACGAAGCTTTCACCGATGGTGTTGACACCGAAGGTGATAGATTAATGGGGCAGTAGCTCAGTTGGGAGAGCGCAACGTTCGCAACGTTGAGGTCGTCGGTTCGATCCCGATCTGCTCCATTTTCTTCTTCTCTCCATAACATAGCAACTGGACATAATCTTGGTAGGGTGGAATCCTTCTTAGTGGTTCCGCAGACTTCTGTGGGCGGCAGACGCCCTAAACAGGTGATACCTGTCGTCTGCCCTAACCATCTGTCATACCGGACTTGATCCAAAAAAAGAACCTGTCATACCGGACTTCAGGCACTGCCTGTTGATCCGGTATCCAGTTCCAGATTCGAAGACTGGATTCCGGCGTTCGCCGGAAAGACGGACTTAACAAGGCAGACCACCACAACCGGAAACCCCTTGTTAATAGGCTCTTTTGTGCTATATTGACTCTCAACGAGTACTCACATACTGCTTCTAAGGAGATTACAAACATGAAGACTCTATCACTATTGAGAAATTGCATCTTTGTTGTCTTCCTTGTGACATTATCAAGTATCAGTGCTTTCTCACAAGATATGTTTGCCCCGCCGGTTAACTATGCCGTTGGTGATAGCCCTGCCTCTGTTTTCTCGATTGATTTCAACGGCGATGGTTACAATGATCTAGCAACTTCGACCTGGGGCTCTGACAATGTCTCGATACTGCTGGGTTATGGCGACGGAACATTCCAGTCTGCGGTTAACTATGACGCCGGAGATTACCCTAACTCTGTTTTCTCAATTGATTTTGACGGGGATGGCGACAACGATCTGGCGATTGCGAATGGCTACGTTAACAATGTTTGGATACTGCTGGGCAATGGCGATGGAACATTCCAGTCTGCGGTTAACTATTTCGTCAGTGGTCACCCTGTCTTTGTTTTCTCGATTGATTTTAACGGCGATGGCGACAATGATCTAGCGACTGCGAACCATTACAATGACGATGTTTCGATACTGCTGGGCAATGGCGACGGAACATTCCAGTCTGCGTTTGACTATCACGTCGGAGATGGCCCTAGCTCTGTTTTCTCGATTGATTTTAACGGTGATGGCCACAATGATCTGGCGACTGCTAACTATAGTTCTGACAATATATCGATACTGTTGGGCGATGGCGACGGAACCTTCCAAGGTGCGGATAACTATACCGCCGGAGATGGTCCTCGGTCTGTTTTCTCGATTGATCTAAACGGCGATGGTTACAATGATCTGGCCACTGCTAACTATTTGTCTGACAATGTTTCGATACTGCTGGGCAATGGCGACGGAACATTCCAGTCTGCAGTTAACTATGCCGCTGGAAGTGAATCTTTCTCTGTTTTCTTGATTGATTTTAACGGCGATGGTAACAATGATCTGGCCACTGTGGACTATAACTCTGCTAATGTTTCGATACTACTGGGCAATGGCGACGGAACATTCCAGGGTGCGGTTAACTATGCCGCCGGATATGGGCCTCGGTCTGTTTTCTCAGCTGATCTTGACGGGGACGGTGACTATGATCTTGCAACGGCGAATGGCAATTCTGACAATGTTTCAGTACTAATCAATCAAACTAATCCATACGGTCCGCCCGTCTCGCACATATTGCTTGACAGTATTTCGCTCTTTACACTCGCACTGGATACCACATTTACTCCGACTGACCTACCCGCCATTGAAGCTGGCAGCAATATGAGAATATTTGGTCGTGTTCTCGACATCGGCTACACCGGCATCCCAGCGAAGACTGTTCGTTGTTATGATCCAATCACCGGGGACCTGTTTCTGGGTGACTCTGCCGTATTCAGAGTCACGACCGATGAGTCAGGCAGTTTCATATATCCTGACACGCTCTTAGTACCTGACGGTATCTCGTGCGACGAGGTTGATCAACATGGTCTCTGGTTCAATGCCGGCAATGCAGCAATACCTCTGTCAGTCATGCTCTACGAAGATTGCGGTGGGTACGATTGCCTCTCCGATTCGCTGCAAACCTGGTTGGCATCATCGAGTTTCCCTGAGGGCACGGTTGTCGGGACGGTTGATTCTCTCGATGAGCTCTACACACCAATTGCACCATACCCGCCCGTTGCCAACGATCTGAGCTCACCGCTCAACGACGAGTTCTTTGAAGGATATGCATGGAGCTACAGCGGTGATACGGTCGAAACATTTCTTCACGGTCCGGCAGGGTGGCTTGAAAGAGGATTGGTCGCTCATGAGCAACGTACTGAAGCTGTCGTGTCCACTCTAAAAGACTATTCCCAGCAATCTGC from the Candidatus Zixiibacteriota bacterium genome contains:
- a CDS encoding DUF2723 domain-containing protein is translated as MTAIKPEQFDRTNAILAAFVFLVSFIVYAITVQQSFSFWDCGEFIACSYTLGIPHPPGTPLFVLLGRVIALIPFVEDISHRINYLSVVGSALTAAFSYLLTVRIGGYFFGEAKHEKLNRFITYIGGLAGGFFVAFSATNWANSVEAEVYGLALWLSVTIVWLTLRYYEQRGTSTGQITLMLVSYLAMVGIGIHMTVFLVVPICALFFILHRGATIRDWSILCGFVLFELMLIITFSNTIADPAQGSKMFYLFSAVGAIVLFVLLYRKINWAVLVALGSLFTIMMSFSLYIKVLPIATVLIVVLAFVSKKYNLGLQWKAALMVLFVGLMGMSVHAFIPIRSAQSPRIDENNPSRDYRTFVNYLDRKQYGQTSMVDRMFKRRGEFSNQFGRHPHMGFWSYFEEQYSTGRWGFAPFFILGMIGVLVAIRKRLEIGLPFFVLLIVCSAGLILYMNFADGVRYDVRTGDAYLEVRNRDYFFTPAFVFFGIAMGLGIVAVSQFLRDKLGAGNPGMKKTIAYASSILLLLPIVGLTKNFHPNDRSKDTIPYNYAANLLDSCEPNAILFTSGDNDTFPLWCIQEVYKYRLDVRVVNLSLLNTDWYVEQMKNRFNVPISLSDSQIVWHPFEVRPGLWAGRPLKPFYDRPRQRATYLQGGPFEGRICKVQDMMVDEIVLTNKWENPIYFSSPPYAESPLKLRERATSVGLLYRLDREPGERLIDPDRGYDLMMNTYRYDGYANSDVYRNENSTGVFLSYGVNAVRLYDELNRRGEKDKAEQTLRKIIDVYPEYWQSYLLLGDMLAANGDHAAPESLLVQLQDTLTSFLASNEENFFYRQDLGITKVELGRLRKNQALIDEGIDMMWVAFRANMNNSYSFRKLISVLGSENRYSDIQRAAAMFANYKVNRNDPGVQQLLGLGTPSGMPMPRQGQ
- a CDS encoding helix-turn-helix domain-containing protein, which produces MEYYEGLIRDTEFFTTAELAKKLKMNVQVITRKIQSGEIAAYKIGKDWRIPEQSVFDWLEQNSNGNRRTEPRKTKIRKPAHPESPRRTTRHHVLEYILAQFEPGLSYSATEVTRTIARYHDDHDSILQEFVSEKMLECIDGQYRRRHGYSLSGTTIPTRR
- a CDS encoding DNA recombination protein RmuC, producing the protein MSFATLFILSLLLVGVVWLLVMSLRRQSQASIPGRLFESIESLKAELVAKQLEGLVALRQTLDETNRTINERLAQGNSSVDRRLEIIGEIEHKLGQLQQQTENIEQIGNNIQSLSDLLKPPKMRGVLGEMLLENLLASILPQKLFSMQYNLTSGCRVDAVVRLGNKLLPIDSKFPLESYQRLVTNHEPDIAQKQFRQALKKQIDSIHDKYLLPEQGTTEFAVMYIPSEAVYYQMVAGEDQELFDYALRVRVIPSSPGHLYAFLASLAAMQTGTELAGDTARLSAAVTSLSESLSRLTKLHDRIEGSSRSLSLSLSKARDELGDMTHQLDRLQRPAEREDESTSTVGTE
- the recR gene encoding recombination mediator RecR, whose product is MFKSAASLERLANRLASLPGIGRKTATRLAFHILKLPREEALDLANTIREVKEKVGFCSVCCNISETDPCHVCSDPSRQTSIICVVEESADAAAMDKVEGFSGCFHVLGGRLSPLDGIGPDDLKIKELLARINDDLKEVVIATNPNVEGEATAIYLAQLLKPLGLSVTRIARGLPVGSDLEYADSVTLARAMDGRQEL
- a CDS encoding YbaB/EbfC family nucleoid-associated protein; protein product: MGKGGLGNMMKQVQQMQAKMAAMQEELAEKEVEGSAGGGMVKVIVNGKNEVVSITIDPEVVDPEDIEMLQDLIAAAVNQGIEKVAELQSEMMSSVTGGLNLPGMNLPF